TATTTGGCATATTGAAAAGTTAGTAGAGCAATATCAAGGCTAAGAATAATTGCACAACACTGAAATTACAGTTACGTGAAGGTGTGACTATTATTAAGTTTTCATGTTGAATGTGCCTTGTAGTTAATCAGTTGGCAATGACACATCCACAACCACGAGGTGTTGCCAGATCCTCAAAGGTTGATTGAACAACTCTAAGCATATGAGGCGTAATTGTATGCAAGGCCACCTTATTAAGGTTACAAAggatgtgttttaagttaatggaaaagtttttattttatttcgaaGTTACATGTATTACACCAATTGATCTTGATCTTGCTCATgttgttaaatatttttcctcAAACCAACCATCTTAACTCGATTTGAAAGATTACTTGTTGAACCTTTCGCtcatcccttcttcttcttttttcccttttttcagGATATAAGATGAACGATATAGATGACTAGGATGCATAGGTTCATGGGGTGATCATTGCATTCTTAtgatttattttacttttgctttATCTATGTTATGTGTTAGTAAGTGCCTCAGAGCAcaaacatagaagaaaaaaaataaaaagaacaaattgaCTTGTTTAAGGAGTGTTCAAATGGTTATAACTGACGATTATCGGTTATAACCGATAACCGTAACTACCTTTGGTGGTTATCGTTTTTTAATAGGCGGTTAGCGGATATTCAATCCAATAACCCGCGATTATAactgcttttttaaaattgagcttttggattttttaagtgttttgagcATTTAACTTACCTATTTTTTATGCTTATTTTAAAGGTTTAAGgccaaaatattataaaaaagatgaaaaacaaaaaaaaaaaaaaaaagctttttttggaTTTAATCTTATTATCCCtccaaaacgacattgttttggtgtttaacaccaaaacagcatcgttttggatattttatttcatattttattgatataaaatttaatatattattattattattattattattatatatatggcgGTTAGAGGTTATAACCGTCTTGCCATAccccctaaaaccgctaacaGCAACCACCTTAGGCAATTAGCTCTTTTTAATAACCGACTACCAAAGCAATTAACGATTAGCAGTTGGCGGTGCGATTATAACTGACCCGCTTAAACACCCCTATGTTATAACAGTCATTATGTTCCAACCTTATACTTcgcaaattattatttttctcataaCATGCATTATAATGGTCTACAAATGCTTTGGGCATCCTAATAAGTAACCTTGCACTTTTGTAGGTTAACAAACCGGACACTTTTGGACTCAGGGCATTACACAACTACTAAATAGTTATGTATCCATTATGTggcaaaaagttaaaaacaccATTCAAGActacttttaaaaattctttgtatAAGATGAATTACAAAACCTCGAAAAATGTATGCATCAAATAGCCAAAAAACTCTATTAACGGTCTccctcaaaaaaattatatgactTAACAATAGGAGGCTTTCCCACTAGCCCTCCACATTGGCGTCACTCCAGTTCGACcatgcaaaaatttaaaatctgcATCAACAAAAGGCACAATTACAACttatgcaaaaatttaaaatttaaaatctacATCAACAAGATGAACCAGAAAACTTCACTTCATTCCTCTCTGATGTTCCATAGTAAAAAAAGGATAACGGTCACTAAATACAAGGATTAAAAGAAACATATCAAGGGTTCCACAGCAAACAAACTGTGACCAAATTACAATGTCCAGATTAGGtacattttcaaaaataaaagaagaaattaacaCATAGAAGTACTTCCCATCAACTCTAAGAATATTTCCCctagcatcatcatcatcaagtttGCTCCGATCCCTGCTCAACGTACATATGCCATCAAttgacaattgttttttttttttaaactgttATAACTGAAAATTCAATCAAATAcctaaaaacataaattaccTGGAAACATGCGGGATCAAGGCACCACAAATCGTGGAGTTGTttacaatcaaaacaaaaagcTGCCTTCAGAACTTCTATTCTCACTACTCATAACCAGCATCTACTCGATCATTGCTTCTTTGCCGTCCATAAAAGTTCCCCCCACCACGCCTTGACTGAATCTGACCCCTCTCCCTGAACCTCGAACCCGTATTATGAGTTCCATCTTTAAGTCCTTCGGcattgtttgatttgttattgtTGTATGGGCCAACTGGCTGGTACTCGTAATGAGCATTGTGTCTCTGCCTTTCCCAGTTTACAGGCACATGAAGATGTTTGCTTTCTTGCCCGGATGAGTTCCAATCTCCACGAGATTCATGCCCTCTGTCAAAACggttattattttggtttgcaCTCCTACGGAACCCTGATGATGACCGTTGCTCATGTCTAACATCCATACTTGCAGGAGCATGTTCAACTGGGCCAACAGGAACATGGCTCGGGGAGAGTGGTCGTCCCTTGAACGAACCCACTTTTCTCCCTCTAGTAGCTTCTTGATACCCTACATTTAATGCTTCTTCTGCATCACTTTTTTCAGAAGGAGATTGATCATGGCGAGGCTGGGATACACCTTCACTATGTTGTGGTGCTTGTGGTACTACACCCTGGGGAGTATTCTCTTTTTTGTTGGTCCAAGCAGCTCCAGCACCTACACTTCGACCACTATTGCTTTTGCTTCCTAGTTGATTATTGGCCGAAAAAGACTGAGATTTGGGTTGCCAATGAGCCGTTGAACGTTCCCCAATACCTCGAGTTTCTTTTGAAGCAGTAGGCAAGTCTGTTTGACTCATCTCAAGGGCTGAAGATTGGGTATTAATTTTGCTGGTGTCTCCACTGTTTATTCTCTTGTGATCAAGATCGTTGTTATGCCCCATGCCTTTCTGTCCCTTGGACGGATGCCGCTTTACTCTACCAGTTACCACCTGATCTTTTACAACAGTAACTCCAACTGATGCAACTGAATCAGAATTGTCGGGAGCTTTTTGTCCATCAGGAGCATTCTGTTCATCAGAATATTTTGGTTGCTCTTTGACTGAACTTACATCAGGCTTCTGAGGTTGGTAATCCTCGATTAATTGTTTAGCATTCCGACCAGGGTGTGAAGAAGGTCCATCATGCATACTTTGCACACTGACCGACTCTGTTGAAACCCGTTGCCACCATGACCCATGTGCTTTTCCCTGTTTATTCTGCTTACCATTCCCATTCCTGGGCTCCAAGGCAGGCCCCACTTTTCCAGCACCTGAGCCAGCAGGTTCAGTACTTTCAGTGCCTTGAGGACTCGAATCTGCTCTCCCAACAGTCTCATCATATGTAGAATGATTGATAGAAGATGCCACTGGTTGTTGAATGCTTCCTTGCTGAGCCATTTCCTTTGCTACAGGCTTTGGTACATATCTCTCAATTTCTGCCCTCTTATTTTTGGGATTACTCTGCACTTGATGTTCACTCTTCATTGATGGAGCAATGGCTTCATCCACAATTTTCTGACTGGCTTCATCAGTGTCAGCTTTGTTCTGTGACCGTACAGGTGCCCAAATAACATCACCGTGGAATTTCTCTGCTGATCTATTAACTTGTGGGTTTCTTGCCATCCTGCGAGAATGCTGAGATTTCCACTGGCTGTTACTCCCTCTACCATGAGAATCCTCGCTGGATAAGGATGAGTGATGCTCCAATAACTGATTTGCATCTTCAGAAATTGTTACTGACTGAATCAAGTTAGGATCCAATTCAGTCTCAGAAGTCATTGCCCTACCACTTTCAAGAGAGGCATTCACAAGAtttgtttcttttgattctGACAATGGTAAAGCAGCCATAGATGATGCAGCCTCCACTTTGTGCTTGTTCTTGCCACTCCTGCTCTTCTTTCTCTGATGTATGGAGGAATCAGCCGCTGCATTTGAATTCATAGGCATGCTTGACGACTCAGCCACCGCATTTGGATTTACAGGAAAGCTTGATGACTCAGCCACTGAATTTACATTCACAGGCAAGCGTGTGGACTCGACCACTGCATTTTCATTCACAGACAGGCTTGACTTGCAGTTCAAGGCAATTTCATCGGTAAACCGCCCAATTGATATGGCGACCTTACGCACTGCATTGGCTTCACTATTTGGTGCTTCATTAGTACTGGTGAAAGTAGACTTCTCATTAGAACTCTTCTCTGGTagaagatttttcttttgtttgtagcCCACACTCTTATGCTTTGAGACATTACCATCATGAACGTGGGGAGCATTAGTACGATAAGCAACATCAGCGCTATCAGCATCCTGCTGCAAGGACACAGAATGCTTGTGCACTATAGGTTCCTCATTGGTACTCTTAGGTTTCTCTGGAGGTAGTTCACTGGACAAAACAGGGAATTGTTCATCTCTACTGGTGTTGCCCTCACTAATCCGAGGAACTACATTCAATTCTTGCTTATTCTGGATAGCAACACACGAAGCATTTTCTGACTTATGCATTGAACCTTCGTTTGAATGTTTACGCCTATCCAAGTCTTCCAGTTTTGCAAGAGCCCTGGCCTTTTGCTTTCTTGTCcgttcttcctcctcctcccttAGTTGTTTGGCACGTTGCTCAAGTTCAAGTTCTCTCAACTTCGTACGCTGATAAAGAACACCAATAATAAATCTCAGATATGTAACAACTAGcaggaaataaaacaaaattatataccTGTACTTGATAATCACTTGGATCACACACAGGGGGAGCAGATTCTTTCTCTTCCCTTGCTTGAGGATACGGCCCAGACTTTTCAGAAGCCTCAGATGTGTAGCGGTCATGCACATGAACATTAGAATTAGTTTGGAAGCGTGAAGTTGATACAACACTGGGAGAATCTATGGCACGAATTTTTTTATGCCGACTATCAGCCTCTTTGCTGTTGATCCCTCCTTTACCATGATTACCAGATCTGCCTTGCATCCCATGTGTAGATCTCCTGAAAATTTGCAAATTAGTATTTTCCAAACATCGGAAATAACTATTCATTGTCAGTGGAAACCTTACAAGGAACAGAGAAATAAAAAACCTGGAGATGGTTGTTCCACCAGCAGCTGTAGATTCAAGGCTCTTATCTCCAGCAGAAACACCCATTTCATGGGATGCAGGATTCATAATTCCTGTGGCATGGGTTTTTTCAGTATGCACAAAACCACTACCACCTTCATTTTTAGAATGGTTAGCCTTGGTATTATGAACAtgaattttattcttttgttcCTCCCAACCGGTAATGGAGGTAATATCCTGTCCATCAGAAGCCCGGACTTTTGCATTTAATCCCTCAATCTTCCGAATCAAAGTGGAATCTTTAGGAACAACTGAAACAGGTCCTCGAACCTCTGATAAACCAGATGATGCACGTTCCAAATTTCTTGCTGAACTGTCATCAAATGCCTTCATATTTCCCGTGCTTTCAGGAGACTTGACTTTGACAGGGACAGAAGAATGAGACTGTTGGTCATCATAAGTCTGACTAGAAATTTCTTGACTGGGCACCATCCTTCTTGAACCCATCTCGCCGTTGTTTCTGTAATCTGACCTCCAGTCATTCTCCCATGAAGACACTTCCGTTTGATCCCCCTTCTCGACATATGTagcatttgttgttgttgtatcctcccattttttttcttcattctttccATCCCAACCATTCTGTTGCTTTAAAAGAACTTTGTATGGTCCTTGATTATCATTAGGATGACCAGATTCCACATGTTCTGAAACCAATGTTTTGCCAGTAGAGCTATATCCACCAGATCTTCCCTGGGAATTGGTAGGCTCAGGAGCATTTTGGTTTGGGTACCTATTGTTATAAACAGAGGTGCCGGGTGACATTCCCATAAATGGAACATCCCGTTCATTTGAACTGCAATAACCCATCGGACCACCGTAATAGCCCTCATATGCCACGGGACCAGGGTAAAACCCAGGCCTAATTGGCATCCCTGGGCGAATGTATGCATCAGGCATATGAGGTCTGTACATGTCCCCATTTTTAGGATGATGTCCCCTTGGTCTGCCCCCTGGTGGGGGACCTGGCTGTGGATTGGCAAGAGCAGGTGGGATATGAGGACGGTAATAAGAATATGGTTCCATGGGAAAGCCACCAGGAGCAACAGGAGCTCCATATGGAGGACCTCCTGGAGGTCCTCTGAACCAAACACCACCTGGGGGATTAGTTACTGGCGGACCATGCCAAGCTTCATAATGTTGAGGAGGAATACTAGGATTAGGGTATGGTTGGGGATTGCCCTGCCACCTCTCCACACTGGATGTGACTCCATCTTCACTGTAAGGAGGGCTGTCTCTTCTCCAAGAATTTGCAGTACCAATTTTCACATCAACATTTACAGAAACATCACCTGAAATACGTGAAGAACTTCAAATGAGACAATGGAAAAACTTAGAAACAGAATTTGGCACAAGGCACAGTATCTCAGCATCTTCATTAAAAGCATGGGAATTGACTGCATATACACAAACCAACTATAGAAGTCCCATTCCTCTCTTTTGGGGGCCCTACTTCACCAGAAGACGAGCCAGGACGACCATGAGAACCGTGGTCTGTAATCAACAGACAAACAAGCAATCAAAGCACTGCATTGAATACTCTACTAAAGCACCTACACAACCTATACCAGATGACCATGACAAGTGTTCTCTTTCATGTATCCAACAAACAGTGCAAGATTTAAGTGACTGAAATTGCAGCATGAAATTTAGTTTGACAAATTAACGCTGCAGTTGGATTAttcaaaactttaaaacatGGATATTAGGTATGACATCAGCTTAGGTTTTTCAAGTAGCTGTTTTTGAAGTTAACACTCAAGAAAAGACCATACATAAGAGTAATAGTAAGTGATGTAAATTATCACATCAGAAACTCTTCCAGCCTTCTCCCAACTGTCACGACAGTAACTAAATATTCATAAACATGacactaaataaaaattatatgggcaattgaaattaaatataaccTTGTGATTCATTCTTTACAGAATTATCTTTCTCCGAACCAAGTGTTGGAAAATCTCCAGAAGTCAGAGAAAACCCATCATTTTTGGCTGCCGTTACTCCCTGCAGGTATGACAATGAACAACTAATATAGATAAGGCCATACAGGTATGACAGTGAACAACTAATATAGATAAGGCCATACAGGTATGACAGTGAACAACTAATATAGATAAGGCcatacgagagagagagagagagagagagcaaacaTAAACGATGCAAACAAGATAAGGATAGCCAGAAAGAGGGAGTCTGACAAACAAATGAATAATCAAGATCACCATATAAATTGTAGTTAACTTGAGATATCCTCAATGCTGTTGCAATaagccaagaaaggaaaaatacatAACCAGCAAAAGATCAAGATCACCATATATATGTAGTCAAGCCAAGAATATGTTCAATTTCAGCAGTATTGGGTGGGAAAACAACTTAGTCCAAAAAACCATTGGCTATTtgatctttttcttcctccattatcttgctccttttttttctctgaatGTACCATACAAACTAAATAAAGACATTCTCTACCAGGATGCTCCAAATTATGATGAGTTAACTATATTATATGTTTTGACCTattcctttctttcccttttcatgCTTATTTTTGTATTATGCATAAAAATGAAAGCAATGAATTATTCAATATAATACCAATTACAGATTTAGAAAACCATATgattaaacaaatatttaaaaaaaaaaaaaaaaaaaaactgaataataCAGCAAAATGCAGTAGCTAGCAACCTATAGAAATTCTTCCATGACAATATAGTTAAGGGTGTTAATAGGAATAATATAAAATCCAGCCAACATAACATGCTAATCAATAGATATAAAGTCTTAACAATTTTGCACAACCTCGATGAAGAAACAATATATTGTTACTACAGCATATCCTTCAATTAGAAAGTCAGAAGAAAATTTCTTTATATGTAATTATTGGTAATACACAAAGATTCAAACAATGAGCTTACAATGAGAGATATACCAGTTTCTCTGCAGTCCCAGCAGCACCCCATGCCCCTGGATTTTCAGGCAATGATTCAGCAAACCGGGATAACTGTGAGCTACCAGGTCTAGTTTCTGCACTGCGAGGACGCAATGATGTCAGGGATGTCTGATTAGATGTCAATGCGCCGGAAGCTGATGATGGCCTAGAGTTTGCCCCCCATGCACTAGCAGTAGGTTCATGAGCTCTATCGCTACTGGCAGTTGATGGTCGTGTGCCACTTCCACCAGATGAAGGACGTCCACTAAGATAGCTAGGTGAACCAGGTCTGCCATCATTTCTTGGAGACAGCACTGAAGAACTCCATGCATTTGAGGTGGAGGAAGATGATCTACTGCCCCAGCTATGCGTACCCCTGAAAAGTGTAAAAATCTATTCAAGAACCGAAAAGGCATTCATAATCTGGACGTAagtaacaataaaataatattacatgATACACGGAAATCATAACTCAAACACATATACACACAggagatctatatatatatatatatatatatatatatatatatatatagagaaagagagagagagagagagagagagagcctaaACTGATGGATGTATTACTTACTTGGGAACAATTTCCACTCTGGGGTCCAGACCATGATTTTCTGACCTTAAAACAACAGAGAGAACACAAAATTTtaggggggtgggggggggaaACCATGCACCTCTGTAAAGTGAACTAAAAAGATTTCAGCAGGAACCAAATACCTTTGACTTGGTAAGTTAACGGGTTTTGGAACAACAACTTTCCCTAAAACAGTCATGCCACTTCTTCTGGTAGAAGTCGGAGCCCACCTGCAACAGTAATGGTATCATTAGATGACAACCTGAGGATATACATCAATTATAGATCGAagcaaaaaatacaaattaatccAAAGTATTCTCTGGCACAAAGCACGCACACAgtttgttgagataaaataattctagGATCACCAATGAAGCAGAAAAATAGCAGAATAGTAAATAACAATCAGTCACACAAAACACCAAGATTAAGTGGTTCAGCTTAACAaacctacatccactggcggaaaCGATCCAGGataaattcactaacaaaaggatggagtacaaaagagtagtacaaacaaaaccactcaaacccaaaagccccaatataCCCAagctcacaaacacacaaaagagaattaaatataaaagagaaattaatcTCTTAATTCTCTAAGAGCTGCTTTCTCCCtctcacatttttttctctcttttctgtaTGACATGGAGGTGCTGCCCAGTTGCCTTCTCGCCTCACGAATGGCTGAATGACTAAAGTTAAATATATACTAAGTGGCAATTGGTCAAATGCTTCATGGTGAAGGAAATGAATGCTTCACCGAGAAGCATTCTAACAAGAGACAAGAACACATCATGGCAaccaataaaaagaacaaaagcttTGGGGCTCAAGGTCAGACTTGATAAATCAAGTCAttttccaacaatctccaccttgacttaaTTTCATCAAGTCCTAAATACAAATCTCCTCATTATGTCTTCTCCAACACCCCGAAGGGAAATCACAAGCTACAAATAACAATCAAGTCCAAGCACCTCTTGAACATGAGAACTAGAACtggcttagtcaacatatcCACTGGATTTTCCTCAGAGACAATTTTCTTCAAAGCGATATCTCATTGTGTCATAACCAGATCACCAACATAATCTGAATCAACATATCTAATAACACTAGAACCGATACCACTGTTTATGTCAAAGATTGAGCCAACATTTGTAACACCCCGTAAATAACAGAGTATCAAATTCACGGCCTGCCAGTGAACCTTTTCAAGACCACCAACACTGATTGCATGTGAAACATCTGGACAGATGACAAATGCGCACCATAACATACAACACTAGAACCCATACCACTATTTCTGTCAAAGATTGAGCCAACATTTGAAACACCCCGTAAATAACAGAGTATCAAATTCACGGCCTGCCAGTGAACCTTTTCAAGACCAACAACACTGACTGCATGTGAAACATCTGGACAGATAACAAATGCGCACCATAACATACATGATGCTCCCAAATGATGTCGATGGCACCTcgccatccaaaatcttcgcTAAACACACATCTTGATTCCCCAAAGGCTGAACTCTTCTGACCATCAAActtttttacttcaaattttgcagtagCCATCTCGCAAAATAAATacccaagctctgataccagtttgtTGAGATAAAAGGATCCCCAATGAAGCAGAAAAAATAGcaaagataaaaaataacaatcagtcacacaagacaccaagatttaagtggttcggcttacaaagcctacatccactggcggagacgatctaggagaaattcactaacaaaaggatggagtacaaaagagtaatataaacaaaaccactcaaacccaaaagccctaATACACCCAACCTCACAAgcacacaaaagagaattaaatataaacgAGAAATTAATCTCTTAATTCTATAAGAGCTGCTTTCTCcctctcacatttttttttctctcttttctgtaTCACACGGAGGTGCTGCCCAGTTGCCTTCAAGCCTCACGAATGGCTGAATGactaaagttatatatatactaaatggCAATTGGTCAAATGCTTCATGGTGAAGGAAATGAATGCTTCACCGAGAAGCATTCTAACAAGAGACAAGAACACATCATGGCAaccaataaaaagaacaaaagcttTGGGGCCCATGGTCAGACTTGATAAATCAAGTCATTTTCCAACATTTGCATAATGCAATGTTAAATGCATAAAGCAGACCAGACAGGTAGTCCAACTACTTGATTCTACTAAAAAAGGATAATAAGCACGCCCAACAAGTAGTACATGAAAAGATCATTATACTTCATCAAGCGGGAAAGCAAATGCAAAAACGGTGATTCTATCTTCCATTCTGTAGCTGCTAGGTCTTGGGTGGTTTTGCCGTCCTATGGGTTGAGTTTCTCATTGCTGGCTGTGGTGTTTGCGGCTTGTCTTACGCATTCGACTGCATTGTTGTTGGCTTCGCTGGTGAAGGTGCACACAGTGGGTGACCGGAGATGGATTTTGTGAGACGGTTTTACCTTGAGACTTAAATGTTCGAGCTCTTGGTGGTTGAAGGGGCCTCTATTCTCCAGCTGGAGGAAAGGAGCAGGGGCTTATCCCGTGTTGCGTTCTTGGGATTAATGTATACTACTTGGTTGAAATCCACGATGGAGGAGTTGGTTCGCATTTCTGTAACAAATGAGTTCATCAAGTCGTTTAGAGAGGAATCCAAGGTGTTCATTGCTCAAAAAGGCTCCAACAGGCTTGGCTAGTTTCTGGAGGTGGCGGTGTACGCAGTCGGGTGGCCGGAGAGGACTCATCATGATCCCTGAGAGACGAGAAGGGCAAGGATGGAGTCATTTTGCTACCGAACTTAGCAAGGGGAAGGTTTTCTTTGATTCCACAGTCGGGAAAGGAATCATTGTCATGGTGTTGTGTCTGCTATCTAGTGTTCCCTCTTCGTCGGGGAAGGAGGTGGGGTTTGGGGTGGGCAAGGGCACAACCCATCTTGGCGTTCCCTTCTGTGTGTG
This genomic interval from Corylus avellana chromosome ca3, CavTom2PMs-1.0 contains the following:
- the LOC132173411 gene encoding protein MODIFIER OF SNC1 1 isoform X1 — protein: MLGGERRWAPTSTRRSGMTVLGKVVVPKPVNLPSQRSENHGLDPRVEIVPKGTHSWGSRSSSSTSNAWSSSVLSPRNDGRPGSPSYLSGRPSSGGSGTRPSTASSDRAHEPTASAWGANSRPSSASGALTSNQTSLTSLRPRSAETRPGSSQLSRFAESLPENPGAWGAAGTAEKLGVTAAKNDGFSLTSGDFPTLGSEKDNSVKNESQDHGSHGRPGSSSGEVGPPKERNGTSIVGDVSVNVDVKIGTANSWRRDSPPYSEDGVTSSVERWQGNPQPYPNPSIPPQHYEAWHGPPVTNPPGGVWFRGPPGGPPYGAPVAPGGFPMEPYSYYRPHIPPALANPQPGPPPGGRPRGHHPKNGDMYRPHMPDAYIRPGMPIRPGFYPGPVAYEGYYGGPMGYCSSNERDVPFMGMSPGTSVYNNRYPNQNAPEPTNSQGRSGGYSSTGKTLVSEHVESGHPNDNQGPYKVLLKQQNGWDGKNEEKKWEDTTTTNATYVEKGDQTEVSSWENDWRSDYRNNGEMGSRRMVPSQEISSQTYDDQQSHSSVPVKVKSPESTGNMKAFDDSSARNLERASSGLSEVRGPVSVVPKDSTLIRKIEGLNAKVRASDGQDITSITGWEEQKNKIHVHNTKANHSKNEGGSGFVHTEKTHATGIMNPASHEMGVSAGDKSLESTAAGGTTISRRSTHGMQGRSGNHGKGGINSKEADSRHKKIRAIDSPSVVSTSRFQTNSNVHVHDRYTSEASEKSGPYPQAREEKESAPPVCDPSDYQVQRTKLRELELEQRAKQLREEEEERTRKQKARALAKLEDLDRRKHSNEGSMHKSENASCVAIQNKQELNVVPRISEGNTSRDEQFPVLSSELPPEKPKSTNEEPIVHKHSVSLQQDADSADVAYRTNAPHVHDGNVSKHKSVGYKQKKNLLPEKSSNEKSTFTSTNEAPNSEANAVRKVAISIGRFTDEIALNCKSSLSVNENAVVESTRLPVNVNSVAESSSFPVNPNAVAESSSMPMNSNAAADSSIHQRKKSRSGKNKHKVEAASSMAALPLSESKETNLVNASLESGRAMTSETELDPNLIQSVTISEDANQLLEHHSSLSSEDSHGRGSNSQWKSQHSRRMARNPQVNRSAEKFHGDVIWAPVRSQNKADTDEASQKIVDEAIAPSMKSEHQVQSNPKNKRAEIERYVPKPVAKEMAQQGSIQQPVASSINHSTYDETVGRADSSPQGTESTEPAGSGAGKVGPALEPRNGNGKQNKQGKAHGSWWQRVSTESVSVQSMHDGPSSHPGRNAKQLIEDYQPQKPDVSSVKEQPKYSDEQNAPDGQKAPDNSDSVASVGVTVVKDQVVTGRVKRHPSKGQKGMGHNNDLDHKRINSGDTSKINTQSSALEMSQTDLPTASKETRGIGERSTAHWQPKSQSFSANNQLGSKSNSGRSVGAGAAWTNKKENTPQGVVPQAPQHSEGVSQPRHDQSPSEKSDAEEALNVGYQEATRGRKVGSFKGRPLSPSHVPVGPVEHAPASMDVRHEQRSSSGFRRSANQNNNRFDRGHESRGDWNSSGQESKHLHVPVNWERQRHNAHYEYQPVGPYNNNKSNNAEGLKDGTHNTGSRFRERGQIQSRRGGGNFYGRQRSNDRVDAGYE
- the LOC132173411 gene encoding protein MODIFIER OF SNC1 1 isoform X2, coding for MWAPTSTRRSGMTVLGKVVVPKPVNLPSQRSENHGLDPRVEIVPKGTHSWGSRSSSSTSNAWSSSVLSPRNDGRPGSPSYLSGRPSSGGSGTRPSTASSDRAHEPTASAWGANSRPSSASGALTSNQTSLTSLRPRSAETRPGSSQLSRFAESLPENPGAWGAAGTAEKLGVTAAKNDGFSLTSGDFPTLGSEKDNSVKNESQDHGSHGRPGSSSGEVGPPKERNGTSIVGDVSVNVDVKIGTANSWRRDSPPYSEDGVTSSVERWQGNPQPYPNPSIPPQHYEAWHGPPVTNPPGGVWFRGPPGGPPYGAPVAPGGFPMEPYSYYRPHIPPALANPQPGPPPGGRPRGHHPKNGDMYRPHMPDAYIRPGMPIRPGFYPGPVAYEGYYGGPMGYCSSNERDVPFMGMSPGTSVYNNRYPNQNAPEPTNSQGRSGGYSSTGKTLVSEHVESGHPNDNQGPYKVLLKQQNGWDGKNEEKKWEDTTTTNATYVEKGDQTEVSSWENDWRSDYRNNGEMGSRRMVPSQEISSQTYDDQQSHSSVPVKVKSPESTGNMKAFDDSSARNLERASSGLSEVRGPVSVVPKDSTLIRKIEGLNAKVRASDGQDITSITGWEEQKNKIHVHNTKANHSKNEGGSGFVHTEKTHATGIMNPASHEMGVSAGDKSLESTAAGGTTISRRSTHGMQGRSGNHGKGGINSKEADSRHKKIRAIDSPSVVSTSRFQTNSNVHVHDRYTSEASEKSGPYPQAREEKESAPPVCDPSDYQVQRTKLRELELEQRAKQLREEEEERTRKQKARALAKLEDLDRRKHSNEGSMHKSENASCVAIQNKQELNVVPRISEGNTSRDEQFPVLSSELPPEKPKSTNEEPIVHKHSVSLQQDADSADVAYRTNAPHVHDGNVSKHKSVGYKQKKNLLPEKSSNEKSTFTSTNEAPNSEANAVRKVAISIGRFTDEIALNCKSSLSVNENAVVESTRLPVNVNSVAESSSFPVNPNAVAESSSMPMNSNAAADSSIHQRKKSRSGKNKHKVEAASSMAALPLSESKETNLVNASLESGRAMTSETELDPNLIQSVTISEDANQLLEHHSSLSSEDSHGRGSNSQWKSQHSRRMARNPQVNRSAEKFHGDVIWAPVRSQNKADTDEASQKIVDEAIAPSMKSEHQVQSNPKNKRAEIERYVPKPVAKEMAQQGSIQQPVASSINHSTYDETVGRADSSPQGTESTEPAGSGAGKVGPALEPRNGNGKQNKQGKAHGSWWQRVSTESVSVQSMHDGPSSHPGRNAKQLIEDYQPQKPDVSSVKEQPKYSDEQNAPDGQKAPDNSDSVASVGVTVVKDQVVTGRVKRHPSKGQKGMGHNNDLDHKRINSGDTSKINTQSSALEMSQTDLPTASKETRGIGERSTAHWQPKSQSFSANNQLGSKSNSGRSVGAGAAWTNKKENTPQGVVPQAPQHSEGVSQPRHDQSPSEKSDAEEALNVGYQEATRGRKVGSFKGRPLSPSHVPVGPVEHAPASMDVRHEQRSSSGFRRSANQNNNRFDRGHESRGDWNSSGQESKHLHVPVNWERQRHNAHYEYQPVGPYNNNKSNNAEGLKDGTHNTGSRFRERGQIQSRRGGGNFYGRQRSNDRVDAGYE